Proteins encoded together in one bacterium window:
- a CDS encoding DUF481 domain-containing protein yields MKTLYAILGAAVAAAAAAVAGADEVVLENGDRLTGSDCRIQGETLTITTPWGGKVSLDTGGVSKVLFAEPVPVLYVDGGEFETTELLAADSPFSRLKSANPAPVNPWSLSLALGYGLADGNSNQSDFNGALDAGYLVEDISRFTLGARYAYGNEKKEGESRRDTTDNGQAWLQADVFIFDFSYAYARSQAGFDRMKDLTRRLENGVGLGYDLLQSEHGYAGVEAGAGYIDSRYDGSPDQHGVHLRLAQNGNYDLSSLLAVNETVSYQPKVSEFSHYLLDAELALKFTVAGNLYLGLILSDRYDSSPPEDKKNNDIGISAALGYSL; encoded by the coding sequence ATGAAAACGCTCTACGCGATTCTGGGCGCGGCCGTGGCTGCGGCTGCGGCCGCGGTGGCCGGGGCCGACGAGGTCGTGCTCGAAAACGGCGACCGCCTCACCGGCAGCGACTGCCGGATCCAGGGGGAAACCCTGACCATAACCACGCCGTGGGGAGGAAAGGTGTCCCTGGATACCGGCGGAGTCTCCAAGGTGCTTTTCGCCGAACCCGTTCCCGTCCTGTATGTGGACGGGGGGGAATTCGAAACCACGGAGCTGCTTGCCGCCGACTCTCCTTTCAGCCGTTTGAAATCGGCGAACCCGGCCCCGGTCAACCCCTGGTCCCTCTCGCTGGCCCTGGGATACGGTCTGGCCGACGGCAACTCCAACCAGAGCGATTTCAACGGCGCCCTGGACGCCGGCTACCTGGTCGAGGACATCAGCCGCTTCACCCTGGGGGCCCGCTACGCGTACGGGAACGAAAAAAAAGAGGGGGAGAGCCGCCGCGATACCACCGACAACGGGCAGGCATGGCTTCAGGCCGACGTCTTCATCTTCGATTTCAGCTACGCCTACGCCCGTTCCCAAGCCGGGTTCGACCGGATGAAGGACCTCACCCGCCGGCTGGAGAACGGGGTCGGGCTCGGCTACGATCTCCTGCAGAGCGAACACGGCTATGCGGGGGTGGAGGCGGGGGCGGGTTATATCGACAGCCGCTACGACGGATCTCCCGACCAGCACGGCGTACATCTGCGGCTGGCCCAGAACGGAAACTATGACTTGTCTTCCCTGCTTGCCGTCAACGAAACCGTCAGTTATCAGCCCAAGGTGAGCGAGTTCTCCCACTATCTTCTCGACGCCGAACTGGCCCTTAAATTCACGGTTGCGGGCAACCTTTATCTGGGACTGATCCTGAGCGACCGCTACGACAGTTCCCCTCCCGAGGACAAGAAAAACAACGATATCGGTATTTCCGCGGCTTTGGGGTACTCACTCTAA